The Terriglobus roseus region AGACTTGCGGCCACCTATCACCCTGATCGCCGCCGCTCATTTTGAATGAGCTACGGGTGTGCGGTGCGCTTTATCTAATCTCTGGAAAGACCAGGTGAGATGGACAACGGTTCACATCACAAAGCGGTGGTTTCGTTCTACCGACCTCAACTGGATGTCGTTCGTTTCTTTGCCTTCTTCGCAGTGTTTATCCACCACGCGATCCCTCGCACAGGCTCAGGGAGCGCTATTGAAATGTTCGCTGACGCAATGGGTTTTGGGTTGTGCCTGTTTTTCGTTCTGAGTGCATATCTCATCACTCTGTTGCTAAGTCGCGAGCATGATGCTACGGGCTCCATCAATATGGGCGCTTTCTACATCCGTCGCATTCTGCGTATATGGCCACTCTATCTGCTTGGCCTTTCCATCGGTGTCGCCCGTGCGTTCCATCATGGAGTCTTGCAAGAACAAAAGGCCTGGTTCATTGCCGCCCTTCTCTTTGCCGGAAACCTTGTCTTTCCAGGCAACATCCTCATGTCGCATTTGTGGAGCATCTCCATTGAAGAGCAGTTCTATCTCTTCTTTCCCACGTCCTGCAGATTCTTCGGACAACGCGGCATGTTGGTAATCGCGTGTGTCTTGATTCTCTTGGCGAACGTGACCTTAGTTCATTTCGCACAAATACACGCAGACCCCGACGTCACTATTTGGTTCAATAGCTTTGTCCAATTTGAAATGTTTGCAACAGGAATTCTGCTGGCACTTGCGGATCGCTGGCTGCCGCGATGGAGCATTCCAATGAGTCTGCTCGTTGTGCTCGGTTGTATAGGCGGGTGGCTGCTGGCCGCTGGCCATTTTCATTTGAAAACCATGGGAAGTAAAGCACAGTCGGCTGCCTCTCTATGCGCTGGTTACGCTCTGGTAGCTATCGCATGTGGACTATTAATCGTCGCCTTCCAGCAACTCCCGGCCCAGCGCCCTTTCATCTATTCTGGAAGAATCTCGTACGGTCTCTATGTGTTTCATCTTCCGGTCTTGGCGGCAGTCACTTCGCGCGTCCACGGTCTAGCCGGATCTGCTCTGACATTGATACTGACCTTCTGCGTCGCCGCAGTCTCTTACCGTTATTTCGAGACGCCCTTTCTCCGACTGAAACGTCGTTTCGAGCGAATCAAG contains the following coding sequences:
- a CDS encoding acyltransferase family protein; this translates as MDNGSHHKAVVSFYRPQLDVVRFFAFFAVFIHHAIPRTGSGSAIEMFADAMGFGLCLFFVLSAYLITLLLSREHDATGSINMGAFYIRRILRIWPLYLLGLSIGVARAFHHGVLQEQKAWFIAALLFAGNLVFPGNILMSHLWSISIEEQFYLFFPTSCRFFGQRGMLVIACVLILLANVTLVHFAQIHADPDVTIWFNSFVQFEMFATGILLALADRWLPRWSIPMSLLVVLGCIGGWLLAAGHFHLKTMGSKAQSAASLCAGYALVAIACGLLIVAFQQLPAQRPFIYSGRISYGLYVFHLPVLAAVTSRVHGLAGSALTLILTFCVAAVSYRYFETPFLRLKRRFERIKTFAP